TCACTTCAACCCACGTGCCGCCGACGTTTATCTCTGGTTGCAGTGAAATGCCCCTGAAAATGGGGATTGAAAGTTAAGAAGTGTCTCTTGAGCCCCTCTGGAAATCCAAGTTGCAGTGAAATGCCCCTGAAAATGGGGATTGAAAGTAAATTACCGTATAGAGAATTATCTCCTTTACAGATGTTGCAGTGAAATGCCCCTGAAAATGGGGATTGAAAGTTTTTACCATTTACTCGACCCCTTCATCAGCTTGTAGTTGCAGTGAAATGCCCCTGAAAATGGGGATTGAAAGTAAGTTAATATACCCTTTGAGTGAAGATTTATTCTATGTTGCAGTGAAATGCCCCTGAAAATGGGGATTGAAAGAATAACCCGAAATCATAAAATAAGTGTCTCTTAATCGTTGCAGTGAAATGCCCCTGAAAATGGGGATTGAAAGCTATACAGATATTATAGTGGATGATGATGCATAAGGTGTTGCAGTGAAATGCCCCTGAAAATGGGGATTGAAAGATGAATGTGCCAAAGATGGAAAAGCATATTCTTCAATGTTGCAGTGAAATGCCCCTGAAAATGGGGATTGAAAGACTTTTTCAAACTTCATTCTTTTTCACCTCCTCCTGGTTGCAGTGAAATGCCCCTGAAAATGGGGATTGAAAGCTGTAAGGAAATGCATCATAAATATCCACAAATGCAAGTTGCAGTGAAATGCCCCTGAAAATGGGGATTGAAAGAAAGTAACCAAAAATTTCCAATTCTCCTTCTGTATGTTGCAGTGAAATGCCCCTGAAAATGGGGATTGAAAGTCTCATATCGCTCTAACAAGTCCGGTTTATGGGGAGTGTTGCAGTGAAATGCCCCTGAAAATGGGGATTGAAAGTAGTATTCATCTGGAACCACCTGAACACTGTCTGACGTTGCAGTGAAATGCCCCTGAAAATGGGGATTGAAAGTCTTTTTCAGCCAATGCTAACCCTACACAATAGTGGTTGCAGTGAAATGCCCCTGAAAATGGGGATTGAAAGCATCACCTCCGGCTCTACGATGTACTGGATTCCGTGTTGCAGTGAAATGCCCCTGAAAATGGGGATTGAAAGTTATTCACTCAGTAAAGGTGAAACACTCAAGGTCAGGGTTGCAGTGAAATGCCCCTGAAAATGGGGATTGAAAGCCGGTAAATCTTGTGGCATCCTCCATTCCTTTCTTTCGTTGCAGTGAAATGCCCCTGAAAATGGGGATTGAAAGAAGTTTTCTCTCTCACCGATGGCATATACAGTTTCGGTGTTGCAGTGAAATGCCCCTGAAAATGGGGATTGAAAGATTCCCATCTCCTCACTGAAAGCCTGAAACGAAAGAAGTTGCAGTGAAATGCCCCTGAAAATGGGGATTGAAAGAACCACATATATGCCTCGTCCAGTAGCACCAATCCATGTTGCAGTGAAATGCCCCTGAAAATGGGGATTGAAAGCTCCCATTTGGTCAATATATCGTGAAGGTCTCGTTCGTGTTGCAGTGAAATGCCCCTGAAAATGGGGATTGAAAGATCGCAATAGCAATCATCTCTCTTTTTCCTAGTTCCGTTGCAGTGAAATGCCCCTGAAAATGGGGATTGAAAGAAAAATGCCCTTCTGTCTCTTTCATCGGGAATCACTGTTGCAGTGAAATGCCCCTGAAAATGGGGATTGAAAGTGAATATCGAATGCACAGCCCTCCCCGTTCTTTAATGTTGCAGTGAAATGCCCCTGAAAATGGGGATTGAAAGGAGCAGGATCAGCGTTCGTGACAGAGCGGAGGATGTTGCAGTGAAATGCCCCTGAAAATGGGGATTGAAAGCAACAGGCGGATAAAACCATTCGAGAAATCATATCGTTGCAGTGAAATGCCCCTGAAAATGGGGATTGAAAGTTGTACAGTGTGTTCGCTTGTTCTTGTGTCAGGTAGGTTGCAGTGAAATGCCCCTGAAAATGGGGATTGAAAGCCCGCTTTTCCTAAAACACGTTTAACACCGAGAAGAGGTTGCAGTGAAATGCCCCTGAAAATGGGGATTGAAAGAGAATGACCTGTCCGCCGGGTTTGTCTGGAACCACTGTTGCAGTGAAATGCCCCTGAAAATGGGGATTGAAAGCTGTATTCATAACCTTCTGGCTTGAACGCTAAAACTGTTGCAGTGAAATGCCCCTGAAAATGGGGATTGAAAGGTTCTAGCTCTGCCGGATCATGCAAAAGTGTACAATGTTGCAGTGAAATGCCCCTGAAAATGGGGATTGAAAGTACTTGCGCCTTTTGGCTAGCAGCAATTATTGCTGCGTTGCAGTGAAATGCCCCTGAAAATGGGGATTGAAAGGAATACAAGTGCCTCATCCCCTCGCTCCATTTTTATGTTGCAGTGAAATGCCCCTGAAAATGGGGATTGAAAGCATTGCTTTGTGCAGATCCTCGTCGGTGAGCTCCTGTTGCAGTGAAATGCCCCTGAAAATGGGGATTGAAAGTCAGTCACGAGCCGCATCTCCTGCAGCTCGGCTTTTGTTGCAGTGAAATGCCCCTGAAAATGGGGATTGAAAGCAGAAAATCTTCTTATTGAAAATCTTCGCACAACTTGTTGCAGTGAAATGCCCCTGAAAATGGGGATTGAAAGCTCGAAAAATCTGATTTTTATGTGAACGAGGAGAGAAGTTGCAGTGAAATGCCCCTGAAAATGGGGATTGAAAGGATCTTCCGTTCGAATTGACGGAAGATACCAAAGTTCAGTAAAAGATTTGGCTGACACTTTCATTTGGACTTGCCCGTTCGAATTTTAGCTCTCACTATAAGATGCCACGTATTTCCAGTGTGAAGAGTATACAAAATTCCATACCTTCCTGTCCATTTCCAGCCGCGCTCACCTAACTTTGGATATCTTTTGAGATCGGGGTTACCGAGCAGTTCATGGATAAAATCCTCTGTAAACTCGTGAGCAACTAAATCGCAAAGCGATTTTCGCAGTTTATTAAAATCAAAAGACGTTCCACAATTTCCACATCTCCATCTGTTCCTTCCGATTTTTTCTAGAGAATTGTAGCAACACTGCGGACAAGTCAATTCCGCTTCACTCATGATCCGATCTGATCAAAAACGGCCTATTTAAGACTTCCTGATCCGATAAAGGCCTTTCCCCAAAAACTCGATGATCCCGTGATCTCTTAATATCTGCAACTGTTGGCGGATTTTCGGACGGATGTGCTTGTTTTTCGGATGGAGCTGTGCCAACCTATTCTCAAATGCGTACACATCTCTGAGCGTGAACTGTTCCTGACCCAGCTCCCTAATGCAGGCAAGTACATCCGCTAACCAACCGCGAGAGCGGAGTGATTGCTCACGCATGAATATAAATCGGTTCCATGAATCCCTCACAACAGCCGCTGGTATTTCTCGACCATTTTCTATGATCGGAATTCTGGCGTCTGGGGGGAGGTTTCCTAAAAGAATGTTTGAACCTACCCAGCCACGCCTTCTAGCACTTTCTCCGAGAGGTTTCCGTTTTTCTATTATCGATTCCGTGATGAAATGTTTTGGCACTAGAAAAAGATCTAACACTATAAACTTCCTCGGATCATATCGAAGGAAGAG
This is a stretch of genomic DNA from Candidatus Hadarchaeales archaeon. It encodes these proteins:
- a CDS encoding DpnI domain-containing protein, coding for MKLELKPELAVSYKSFSQRARILTEAWIQENMYCPACPSDHLSPTRRGERVVDFVCPNCSEQYQLKSQSHPFGNRIVNSAYAPKIEAIRAGTIPNFLFLRYDPRKFIVLDLFLVPKHFITESIIEKRKPLGESARRRGWVGSNILLGNLPPDARIPIIENGREIPAAVVRDSWNRFIFMREQSLRSRGWLADVLACIRELGQEQFTLRDVYAFENRLAQLHPKNKHIRPKIRQQLQILRDHGIIEFLGKGLYRIRKS